From the Triticum urartu cultivar G1812 chromosome 4, Tu2.1, whole genome shotgun sequence genome, the window GGCCGTCCTTGCCGGGCGCGGTGATCATGGCGGTGATGAGGCCGCCGGTGCTGGTGCCGGCGATGCAGTCGAAGTAGTCGGCCAGGCGCGCGCCCGGGCCGTCCAGCTCCTGCAGCTTGGCCTCGAGGAAGTCGAGGATGGTGCCCGGGATGATGCCGCGGATGCCGCCCCCGTCGATGGTCAGCACCGTCACCCTCTGCCCCGGCGCCACCGGCTGGCCGACCACGCTGCCCGCCATCGCCCGCGTGCTGCACGACTCGCAGGGCCGCCGGCACCAGTAGCTTGCCATCATCGACCCGGCGGCCACGCGTCCGATCGATCAGCCGCCGTTGCAAACCGACGTACGACACCTCGGTCGAGaatcaggaggaagaagacgggaTCGATCGCCGCACGAGAGGGTAGGCAGACCGATGGCGGTAATTGGTGGGTTTGCTAGCGGCGAGCGAGTGGCTGCCATGGTTCATGCCGTAGCGCGCGCTGGTCTATTTTTGGAGTGAGAGAGGGCACAGTAAACAGTAAACAGTTTGCGGGTGTGGTTAACTGAAGACATGCAGACATGCAGTGGAAGAAGGAACCGGTCGGTCTTATGTCGTGGCGCAGACAGTGCGAGAGGAGTAATGCTAGACGTACAAACGAGGTATACAAGTTTTTACAAAGAGGGTTAATTTGATTGGTCAATAGGCGACGAGGCGGTTCACCCCTCTGAAAATGGGGGGGGGGGAGTTTATGATTGGTCAGTAGATGAAAAAAATCCTAGTCTGTAATTGTGTGCAAATCTTTGTATGTTTAGCATTATTGTGCGAGAACGTGTTGAGATGCCCCAAGTTGAGTTCACTGCAATTTATTTATTTGTGAGAAAGAGTTCACTGAAAATTGTTCTATGTATCGCTGGTAAGGACATCTCCAAGGCCAATCCGTAAACCTTCCGCAACCATCTGGACCATGTAAGTCAACCAACGCCGACCTATATCGGTCCGCGGGACGGTTCGGACGCGATTTCTCCCGCACAATGGGGACAAAAATAAGGGAGATTTGCGAGAGTCCAGACATGCGAAATGTATGACTCCGACACCCAGGCCCACCCAAAACCCTTCCCGGGCCCCGCGACTTGATCCTCCTCATTTCCTCTCCTTTCTTTCTCTATTGTCGTCGCCGCTGCTCCACTACCCTAATCACCACACCACACCCCTGTCGAAATCTGCATCTCCGCCACCTCCGGCGATCCAGCAGGGCTCCCTACCGCTTCTCGTCTGTCTCCGTTCAACCCCTGTCCTCCGACCGCCCCGCCAGGTACCATCCTATACCATGCCCGACAACTGTTCGATGAATCGAGAGAGAGCTGAAAACAGTTGTCCCTTCTTGTTTGTAGCAATGGATTCCAATTTGAAGTACATATAAGTAGTATGTTGAGTCCTCTAACGGCTCGTCGGACGAGAAGGAGTACTCTGATGAGATGGCGATGATGCAGGCGTTCCTTGAAGACGCAAAGAGTGCGGAGGAGCATGTTCTCAATTTCAAGGGCTCAATCAAGGGTCACCGAGCACTCAACCGCAATAGGGCGCACATGCATTTGACACTGATGGCCGACTACTTTGCCCTCGATGCACTATTCACTGACCATTTCCGCTGGCGTTCTTTGACGCGCAAGACTCTATTCGATCGTTTGTACCATGGCGTTCGGTCCTACGATGACCACTTCATCCTGAAGAAGGACGTCATAAGAATGATTGGCTTCTCTGGTTACTAGAAGTACACGGTCGCACTCCAGATACTTGCGTATGGCACGACCGCTGATTCGTGGGACGAGTACCTACGGATGTCTGAGAGCACATGCGGAGATGCCATGGTAAGGTTTGCAATTGCCGTGGTCGAGGTGTTCGAACCTCAGTACCTGAGAGAACCAACTGTGGCAGACACCGAGAGGCTCCTGACAATCTCATAAGCAAGAGGGTGACCAGGTTTGCTTGGATCTCTTTACTGCATGCATTGAAAATGGAAGAATTGCCTAAAGGTTTTACAAAGGCAATATCAAGGTCATGTTAAGAAGCCCACCATCATtcttgaagcagttgcatcaCATGATCTTTGGATTTGACATGCTTTTTTTGGTATGCCCGGGTCTCATAATGACATCAATGTGCTGCAATGGTCGCCGTTGTTTGTGAGGCTGACTGAAGGAAAAGCTTCTCCTTATAACTATACTGTCAATAGACATGAGTACAACATGAGCTACTATATGGTTGACGGTATCTATCCTccatgagctacctttgtcagcATCATCTCAAACCCAGTTGGCCAGAAAAATGCCCACTTTGCCCAAAGACAAGAAGCAGCTAGAAAGGATGTCGAGAGGGCATTTAGAGTTCTTCAGGCCCGTTTTGTAGTTGTTCATGGACCTGCAAAACAAAGGGATCCGGAGACCTTATGGGAGGTGATGACATGTGTGATCATATACAACATGATCATCAAGGATGAGTGTGATGATGCTGCCGCGGCTCTAAAATTTGAGAACATGGGTGATCATATCCAATTTTCGGACCAGAATCCGGCCACATTTGAAGAGTTTATTCAAATGCATCAATAAATTCGGTATCAACCAACTTACGAGCAGTTTAAGGAAGATCTGATTGAGCATCAGTGGTGGTCAAAGGGGACTATAATGTTGGGATGTAAATATTTGAAGTTTTTAAATTTAAACTACTGCTGCATGCGGCTATTTGAACTTTTATGCCTTTGCATATGGCTACTTCATCGTGCGGTCTGAGATTTTTTTCTTCGAAATAACGGATATATATGACTATGATTGAATGATTGTCTCCTGTATTCGTGTCCGCGGACTAGACCCTTGTCCGTGAACAGATACTGAGTTTTTATGGGTTGTGTTGGGATGCCCTAACGAACCGTAAGTACATTTTTACACATGTTTACCATTTtctaaatacatgattaacatttgtTTTTCAATATATGCTTTTGATGACTAGCTTTCATGCACATTGTACATTTTTTTACCCATCTGGAGCATTAACTTTTTAGCACAGTTAGTATTTTAAAAAAATACATAATTAACTCCTTTTCAAATATATGTTTTGTTGTGAATTTTTTTaatacacattgtacatttttttGTATACAGCAGGGATACATTTTTTACATTCAGCTGGTTTTACATTCAAATTAGGCATGGAGGTTGTGTATACAATGCCTGGGTagctaagagcaactctagcagagcCCGCAAAAATACGACCCGCAAAACGCGACCGAGCAGAACCTGTATCTAAACCTGCATAATTTAAAAAAATTGTTTCGCGGGAGAAATTACACGAACAGAGTTCATCACATACTACATTGTTCATGGCATACTACATAGTTCATCACAAACTACAAGCCTAGTTATACTACATACTACGTTAAACTAGTACTAGGGGGTCGGATCTGACAGCGGCGAGGTTGCGGCAACTGGACGACGCCGGAGAGAAGCCGGACGCTCAATCCTCCTCGCTGGAGCTGTAGAGATCGACGTACTTCTCCGACTGCTCCTTGCGGATGCGGCGCCACTCGTCCGCCTTCTCGTTGGCGGCGACGTTGTCGGTGACCGCCTGTCGCCACTCGAGAACTTCGAGCTCCTTGGCGTGGCGCCGGCGCTCCTCCTCCTCACGCACGCTCCGCTCGGCGATGGCGGCGGTGACGGCGTCGAACTCCGCGACATAGTcctcgggcccgatgactccacGGCGGCCGAGCGGAGTGGGCTCCTCGGGCTCCTCCTTCACCGGGACGAAGGCGAATGGCGCCGGCGGCTCCGGTTCCTCCTCGTCCGACCACTCCCTCTTCACGGGGAGGaagcccgcggcggcggcggaggaggatcCGGCATACGAAGAACGCGCGGAGGAGAACGACGCGCGCCGGTGGTCGTACTCCACCGTCTCGCGGCGGTTGAAGCTCGCCGGCGGCGAAAGCCCGCGGTTGGTCCCCTTCCGCGCGCCGCGCTTCCTCGCGCCGTCGGACCGAACGCGCCGCTCGCGCTCCGGGTCCCTCTCCCGGCCGGATCTGCTGCCGGAGCCGCGTGCGGAGCTCCACATTCGCCCCCACATGGCGGCTGGAGGCGGGGCGGAGGGTCGCCGGTGGCGAGAAATTGGGAGAGGAGAAAGGGGAATCGGGTGGCTCGCGGCGGCGGGGAGATAGGGTTTGGACCCGCGAAAGGGTCGCGGAACTGCACTTATAGCGCTCGGGGGGAGGAGGGGGGGCGGTTTGCGGGCTGCGGCAAAAGTTTTTGCGGCCCGGGCGAGTATGCGGGGTCTGTCCTGGCCGCAAAATTGGCCGAGCCCGCATACTCGCCGGACATTTTGCGGGCCAGGCGttttgcggggtctgctagagttgctctaagtGGAGCACTGCAGAACATAATAAATATAAGATTTAATATGAATCGTGCCTTATTTGTACCATCATACAAATATGTAATGTGAGTTACTTCAATATTTTTTATTCGTTTGGATGCTACCTCCCAATTGAGATCTTACACTTTAGagactacatagatatatgttttttTAGCAATGATAAATTTCAGAATGAACAAAAGAATTTCTTTTTTGATGGGAACACGAACTAAATATATGGTCAAAATTGTTTACTCATCAGACCAGGTAACTTCCTGCATACCGATGTTCTGGTCCAGACCCAGAGCGCCCCACACCGCCGGCGAGGCGTCTACGACGTTGTTGGCGCATGGCTCCTCGTAGTTGTGCTCGGCGTCACAACCGTTCACGGAGTCGCACTCGTCCACCACCTTTGCGCTCACTGAGCTGCCACCCTTTGCGGTAATCTTGACGGTGCGGCCGCAGCGGGACTTGCCGTTGAACCAGCCGGTGGAGAGGGCGACGACCATCTCCGAGTCGTCGTGGTACGCGTTGTCGCACTCGGACGGATGGCCTCCGTCCTTGCCCTTCTCGAAGCTATTAAGCGTCAGAACGGCCGGCGTGGTCGCGGACACCGGCGGCGAGCAGAGGAACTGCACGTACTGCCTGCCGTCGACGCAGCAGTCCGGGCTGTTGCTCATCTCGCAGTTGCCGGACCTGCCCGGGAGGTAGCCACTGGGCTGACACCCGGCGGCATCGAAGCCCGCGCGCCGAACCAAGCATGACGCGGTGTGGCAGGCCGAGACCGCGGCGAGGAGGAAGACGGCCATGGCGGGTCGAGCTCCCGCAGTCGCCATCTTGTTGTTGGCACCTAAAAGAACACTTTGATCGCAATGGAATTAGAGGTGCATAGGTGAGCATATATGAGCGGACGAAGCCACGCGGAGCCTGGAAACCTCCGCGGGCATAAGCAGCAACTCGATCACAACGGAGGCAGAGTCGATCCCAAATTCACATTGATACTTACACCGCCCGTATTTTCTTTGCCAGTTTGCCCCTTGAAAATAGTAGAGTATGTAAAGTAGGGTCTAGTATATTGTTCTTATACACGTATTTATATACATATGTAATTGTAATTGTGATCATCTATATATTGAAACGTGAGGCTGGATGTCAATCACCCATGTAAAATCCTAAACCCTAAACCATGTGTTTCAACTTGGTATCAGCCAGGGTTCGGCCGCCGCACgtccctcgcgccgccgcccgatccactcgccgccgccgcgcgctgCACACCTTCGCGCCGCCGCAGCATCCGCTCGCCGCTGCCACGCGCTGCTTTTCTCCGCACCGCCACCGCGACTCCGCTCGCCGCTGCTGCGCGTTGCTCTATCCGCGCCtccttccgccgccgccgcgtgACGTTCCTCTCCGCGCCGCCGCAGCGATGTCGTCTTCCACCCTCTTCGCCGGCCAAACTGCTGGCGCCCTCGTCTCGTCACCCGTCGCCACGGTCCCCGCCGCGCTCACCGTCCCGACGATCTCTGTCTGCCTCGGTTGCCACAACTTCATGCTTTGGGGAGGCATCATCAGCATCGTTCTTGCCGGCGCCAACCTCCACAGACACCTCGATGACACCAAGGCGGCACCGGCCAAAACACTCGTTGTCGGCACCGGCGACGCTGC encodes:
- the LOC125554875 gene encoding putative ripening-related protein 5, translating into MAVFLLAAVSACHTASCLVRRAGFDAAGCQPSGYLPGRSGNCEMSNSPDCCVDGRQYVQFLCSPPVSATTPAVLTLNSFEKGKDGGHPSECDNAYHDDSEMVVALSTGWFNGKSRCGRTVKITAKGGSSVSAKVVDECDSVNGCDAEHNYEEPCANNVVDASPAVWGALGLDQNIGMQEVTWSDE